Genomic window (Spirosoma sp. KCTC 42546):
GTTCACGCATCAGGCCCCGAACCCGAAAAAGCAGAAGTCAATGATTCTGACGTGGATGCAAATGGGGTCAACAACGATTTGCTGGAAGAAGAAGAGGTAGAGAACGGGGTCATTGATGAAACTGAAGATGACCAATAGCCAGTTAGCGCAACTTGTGATACGTATTGGACTGGGCATCAACATGCTTATGCACGGTTTGGTACGTATTCCTAACCTGAACGCCTTTGTCGCCAAAACGGGAGCCGGGTTTGCCAGTACCATCCTCCCCCCTATTTTGACTAAAGCCTTTCTCTATACCTTGCCATTTGTAGAATTGACTGTGGGTATTCTCATTCTGCTGGGTGGTCAGTTTAGTAAGTGGGGCTATTTGCTGGGCGGCTTAACGATTGGTGCCTTATTATTTGGCACAACGCTCAAAGAAGACTGGTCTGGTGCCGGAAATCAATTAATTTATGTGATTGCTTTTTATCTCGCATTGAGAGGGTTAGATGAGTCAGGGCGTCGGCGCTAACGATTTGATGATTGATTTTGCAACGGTTTGTTGGTCGCTTGGGTCAACAAAAGCAAACCAATTCATATAATCATGACAGTAAAATCAATTCTGCTCTTCGTCACAATCAGCTTTTCATTGATCGTTTCCTCCTGTAAAGAGGATATGACGCCAGTACAATCCAACACTCTCTATCAATCAAACTTTCAACAAAACCAGGACGGCTGGACTGCCGACATTGCCGATTACAGTACGCAACAACAGGACATTCGCTTTGAATCGGGATGGGCTGGCTTACCAAGCCCTCTGGATACTACCCGCAAGTCGATCCGGGTATCGAGCATGAATCGGAGCGACGATCTCTTTATGTTTCTGAAGAAAAAGCTCACAGGTCTTCAACCTAATACGGATTATAGACTTGTTTTCGACATCGAACTGGCATCGGCCTATGCTACAAATTCAATAGGTGTTGGCGGCTCGCCGGGTGGCAGTGTCTATCTGAAAGCGGGGGCCACGGCTACGGAACCAGCAAAAGTGCTGGACGATGATTTCTACACCATCAACCTCGACAAAGGGAATCAGTCGACGGGCGGAAAAGATGCCGCTCTACTGGGCAACATCGGCGCGGGTGAAGATGTAACTGATTATAAGCTAATTACTCGCACCAACGCCGAAAATCCGCTTACGGTTCGCTCAAACGCAGCAGGTGAACTCTGGCTTGTTGTTGGTACCGATTCAGGCTACGAAGGCCTTACAACGCTGTATTACAGCAACATAAAAGTGACAAAGAAGTAAGTAGCCCTACTTTCATCCATCTAACCAATGCCATCACCAGAAAGTGATGGCATTTATGTTTTACCAATCAGGTTAGTTAGCTAAACTCAGAAAGGTTGCTGAAATACCGAGAAGAAGTTCAATATTGATACGTCGTTGAGGAGATGCCATAACCAGATAGACTATACGTATTGAAATACCCGAAATAACGGAAAGTTTCCGATATTTGTCCAGCCTGCCCGGAACGTACCTATAGGGCAATTTGTTAAAAAAGCAGTGCATTGGTTCACTACCATGCAACTAACCGAGACTATGAGCAAGGACGTTGAAATTTTAGAGAGTATTACCAACGCCGAATATAAATACGGATTTGAGACGCTAATTGAGGCCGATGAGGCCCCTGTAGGCCTTGATGAGAGTACGATTCGCTTCATTTCTGCAAAAAAGAATGAACCCGACTGGTTGCTCGAAAATCGCCTGAAAGCCTTTCGGATGTGGCAGGAAATGACGGAGCCGAAATGGCCTAATGTTTTCTATCCCAAAATTGATTATCAGGCCATTAAGTATTACTCGGCCCCGAAACAAAAAAAGACGCTTAACTCCCTCGACGAAATTGATCCCGAACTGCTCGATACGTTCAAGCGGTTAGGCATTTCGCTGAACGAACAGAAGCGGTTGGCAGGTGTAGTTGACGGACCCGATGAGGATTCAGCCCAATCGAATCGACCACGAGTAGCGGTTGATGCGGTCATGGATTCGGTATCGGTAGCAACTACGTTCAAAAAAGACCTTGCCGAACGCGGTATCATTTTCTGTTCCATCACTGAGGCTGTTCATGAACACCCCGAACTGATCAAGAAATATCTTGGGTCGGTTGTTCCGGCTAAAGACAATTATTTTGCAGCCCTGAATGCGGCCGTCTTTACCGATGGTTCGTTCTGTTACATTCCAAAGGGAGTTCGTTGCCCCATGGAACTGTCGACCTATTTCCGCATCAACGCAGCCGGAACCGGCCAATTCGAGCGGACGCTAATCATTGCTGATGAAGGTTCGTACGTAAGCTACCTCGAAGGCTGTACCGCCCCCATGCGCGACGAAAATCAACTTCACGCTGCGGTTGTTGAACTGATTGCGATGGGTAACGCCGAAATCAAATACTCGACGGTACAAAACTGGTATCCAGGCGATAAAGAAGGCAAGGGAGGTATTTATAACTTCGTGACCAAACGCGGTATCTGTGATGGTCCGAACGCCAAAATATCCTGGACGCAGGTGGAAACCGGGTCGGCCATTACCTGGAAATACCCTTCGGTCATTCTGAAAGGCGACAATTCTATTGGTGAGTTCTATTCGGTTGCGGTAACGAACAACATGCAGCAAGCCGATACAGGCACCAAAATGATTCACATTGGCAAAAACACCAAAAGCCGGATCGTATCGAAAGGAATTTCGGCTGGAAAAAGCCAGAACTCCTACCGGGGTTTGGTGCAGGTGATGAAACGTGCCGAAAATGCCCGCAATTACTCCCAATGTGACTCGCTCTTACTAGGCGATAAATGCGGAGCCCACACATTCCCCTATCTGGAAGTAAACAACCCCTCGGCTACGGTCGAACACGAGGCTACGACCTCTAAAATCGGGGAAGACCAGTTGTTCTATTGCAACCAACGCGGTATCCCAACTGAACAGGCTGTAGCACTGATTATCAATGGGTACGCCAAAGAAGTATTGAATCAACTTCCTATGGAATTCGCGGTAGAAGCTCAGAAACTGCTCGCAATTAGTCTGGAAGGAAGTGTTGGGTAACTAGTTTATTAATTTTGTTTATATTGGAGCCTCTGTGAAAACACAGAGGCTTTTTTGTTATATTTGATTAGTCCCATCCGTACCTAATGACCGAAGATGAACATACAGACCTGCTAAGATTAAAAGCATTTCTGGAAAAAGCGTTGATCTCAGCAGAAGATGATCTGATACTTACTGACCCAAGGTTGTCAAAAAACGACTATGATTTTTTGATTAAGAAAGCCAGAATGTATCGTAATAACTTAGATAAAGTAATTGAATTACTGAACGAATCTAACAGATTGACATGAGCATGAACATAGTAGACGAATATCGGAACCGAATTCGCAAGGCTACTAACCTTGACGAGAAGAAAGCTATCGCAGCAGAACTTCATCTGTTGGCTGATACATTCGACAAAGTACAACGATCTAATTATGAACAAGCGATGCAGGAACTGCGTAGTGATATTGCCTTTCAGCTAGAAGTTATTGATCCGATTTCCCAACGTGCTGAAGCCATTCTGAGCCAATATTCATCCGTCGTAAAAGGGTAATATAAAGTGTTTGATGTGACCCCTATACAAGCGGAAGCATTATTACAGAATCTTGTATTACGCAATGCACGTTTGAGTCTTGAACTAAAGTAGAACTTGAAATAAAGCTAGCCCAGAAGAACAGCTAGTATCAGCTTGTCATACTATTCTATTTAATCAGCGGCTCAATTACGTTTCCCACGCTACCACTGGGTTCCAGAATCTTAAGCAGTGCCGATACAGTTGGCGCGGTATCGGCAACAACAGTACGGTTAAAGGTCTCGCCCGCTTTGACACCCCAGCCATAAAATAGCAAGGGAATATGGGTATCATACGCATAAGGCCCACCGTGACTGGCCGCAATAGAGCCCGCCATCCAGCCCGGTTCAATAACAAGCTGAATATCACCACTCCGTTTAGCGTGCGTACCGTTTTTATATAACGTCAGTTGGTAATCGTTCAAATTAGCCGTTCTTAACTCATGCAGGTTAAGAACATCTGCCACACCGTCCGTATTGAGAATGACACCACGAATAGCCAGATAGACGTCGTTTACCGAAATCTTTTTCGTTTGTAACAGCTCATGATTGAGATAAAACTGGTAATTCTCCGAAGCCCGGATATAATCACCTTCGCCAAATTTCTCCCTAAGCGCAGTTTTCACCGCAGCATTAATTCCACCCATATTGAGTCGACCG
Coding sequences:
- a CDS encoding DoxX family membrane protein, with the protein product MKLKMTNSQLAQLVIRIGLGINMLMHGLVRIPNLNAFVAKTGAGFASTILPPILTKAFLYTLPFVELTVGILILLGGQFSKWGYLLGGLTIGALLFGTTLKEDWSGAGNQLIYVIAFYLALRGLDESGRRR
- the sufB gene encoding Fe-S cluster assembly protein SufB, which encodes MSKDVEILESITNAEYKYGFETLIEADEAPVGLDESTIRFISAKKNEPDWLLENRLKAFRMWQEMTEPKWPNVFYPKIDYQAIKYYSAPKQKKTLNSLDEIDPELLDTFKRLGISLNEQKRLAGVVDGPDEDSAQSNRPRVAVDAVMDSVSVATTFKKDLAERGIIFCSITEAVHEHPELIKKYLGSVVPAKDNYFAALNAAVFTDGSFCYIPKGVRCPMELSTYFRINAAGTGQFERTLIIADEGSYVSYLEGCTAPMRDENQLHAAVVELIAMGNAEIKYSTVQNWYPGDKEGKGGIYNFVTKRGICDGPNAKISWTQVETGSAITWKYPSVILKGDNSIGEFYSVAVTNNMQQADTGTKMIHIGKNTKSRIVSKGISAGKSQNSYRGLVQVMKRAENARNYSQCDSLLLGDKCGAHTFPYLEVNNPSATVEHEATTSKIGEDQLFYCNQRGIPTEQAVALIINGYAKEVLNQLPMEFAVEAQKLLAISLEGSVG